The sequence ATGGTTGTTTCTCCTCCCACTATAACAAGTTTCACTATTTCGCCATATCCAGAAAGTATGTCTCGTTTTGGAAGCGATCTTAACAACTCATCACATATCAACACCCTGGCTGGCGATGAAAATAAACCCAACTGGTTTTTTCCACCTTTATAATTCAGGCATGATTTGGCACCGATACAACTGTCGGCCATTGAAAGCAACGTTGTTGGTACATACACCCAATTTATGCCCCGTTTAAATACAGCCCTTGCAAAAGCGGTGATATCCTGGGTAATGCCGCCGCCCATTGAAACAATTACCTCTTTTTTTGTGAAATTTTTGGCCTGCAAAACATCCACAAGCTTCATTGCTGTAGCAAGGTTCTTATTTTTTTCCCGGGCATTTATAAGCGTTGTTGGCGCACCCGACAGCATATCTTCGGTATATAATTTATCTACAACGTCATCTATATAAATAAAATGCTTTTCTTTATTATGAGCGGCCAGTGCTTGTAATTCTTTTATCAGATCTGCCTTGCTAATAAAATTTACGGTATAGTTATATGGCACCGATCTTATAGTGATAGCATCTGTTGCATTGGCTGGCAATGAAAGCTTTACTACAGTATCATCAATAACAAATTGGTTTTGCATAATTATGTTGCGTATACGTTAATTGTAACTTTTAAACTAAATAACTTTCTACAACTTTTCTAAAGCCATCCTCGGCACTAATTTGTGGTTTCCATCCAAAAGCCTCCAGCTTACTAATATCGGGCGTGCCGCGGTTTATAGGGCTCTTTAAATAGTTGTTACCTTCAATAGTTTTTTGTACCGAACTTACTTTTAGCCCTTTCTCAGGGTATAGGCCGGTCATGATATGTGCTAATTGCAAAATGCTGTATTCCTGGTAAGGGTTGCCAACATTATATGCCTGCCCGTTTTCGCCCTTTAATAACACTGTAAAAAACGCGATAGTAGCATCAGCAAGATAACAAAATGCCCGTTGGGCAGATCCATCACTGTTTAAGTTGATATCCCTGTTATTTAAAATATCGTTTACAAAATCGGCAAATACACGGCCATCATCTAAAAGCATTTTAGGGCCATAAGTGTGGAAAGGGCGTACCATTTTAGCAGGGACACCATACTGATAGAACCAGCTTGCACAAATGGTCTCTCCCATTCTTTTACTTTCGCCATAACAAGAACGCACATTTGTGGGATCAAGATGCGCATAGTGGTCTTCTTTCATCGGGATACGGCTTTCATCTACCTGGCCATAAACATCACCCGAACTAAAGAATAAAAATGATCTTACGTTATCTTTCTTAGCCAGTTTCATTAAGTTTATGGTTCCTAAAACATTAGCATTTAAAGTACCAACAGGGTCTACTCCATAATATTTAGGGCTGGCCTGGCTGGCCGCGTGTACTATATAGTCAACTTTGCGGTCAAACACCATTTCGTCGCAAACATCTTTATGTACTAAAATAAGATGCTTATCATCCAAATGATCTTTAAAACGGGTTTTCGCCTTCTCAAGGTTCCTAACCAATGCTAATACAGTAATATTCTGATCGGGTTTCTGCCTATTAATGTATAGTAATGTTTCAACCATGTATGCCGGCAGAAAGCCGCTAGCCCCGGTGATCAATACTGTTTGGCCTGCAAAATTCTCCCAGGGTAAATTTGCCTGGTAAACGTATGCCATATCACCTTCTATGATCTTATTCATATTTTATTACTTGCTTGCTATGAAATCCAGGATCTGGTTTTCTGTAAAATTATTTATGGTTGTTTTTTGATCGTAATAGTGTTTATACCAGCTAATAGTATAGTTTACAGCTGTAGCTGCGTTTAAGCGGGGTTTCCAGCCAATTTGCTGTATGGCTTTGCTAA comes from Mucilaginibacter mali and encodes:
- a CDS encoding 3-dehydroquinate synthase, whose amino-acid sequence is MQNQFVIDDTVVKLSLPANATDAITIRSVPYNYTVNFISKADLIKELQALAAHNKEKHFIYIDDVVDKLYTEDMLSGAPTTLINAREKNKNLATAMKLVDVLQAKNFTKKEVIVSMGGGITQDITAFARAVFKRGINWVYVPTTLLSMADSCIGAKSCLNYKGGKNQLGLFSSPARVLICDELLRSLPKRDILSGYGEIVKLVIVGGETTIKLFEKYVSTQHGDVLHNIIPIIQLSLAVKNSVITIDEFEANIRKALNYGHTVGHAIEPLLNYKIPHGIAISIGMLVENEIAVVYGSLAKNESAVLKDLILPYIDAESISYLKKLDVNDVLNNMKKDKKNLSDEIFLAIPYAIGKFGMLNVKADNRLKELLANAFDNLIAGTK
- a CDS encoding NAD-dependent epimerase/dehydratase family protein, translated to MNKIIEGDMAYVYQANLPWENFAGQTVLITGASGFLPAYMVETLLYINRQKPDQNITVLALVRNLEKAKTRFKDHLDDKHLILVHKDVCDEMVFDRKVDYIVHAASQASPKYYGVDPVGTLNANVLGTINLMKLAKKDNVRSFLFFSSGDVYGQVDESRIPMKEDHYAHLDPTNVRSCYGESKRMGETICASWFYQYGVPAKMVRPFHTYGPKMLLDDGRVFADFVNDILNNRDINLNSDGSAQRAFCYLADATIAFFTVLLKGENGQAYNVGNPYQEYSILQLAHIMTGLYPEKGLKVSSVQKTIEGNNYLKSPINRGTPDISKLEAFGWKPQISAEDGFRKVVESYLV